A window from Solanum stenotomum isolate F172 chromosome 7, ASM1918654v1, whole genome shotgun sequence encodes these proteins:
- the LOC125871644 gene encoding uncharacterized protein LOC125871644, whose amino-acid sequence MMGLLRAVAKSNRSIQTSIQNQGLTLPLCRQFSTQMETPQKDNSSDPFPRNPSSGLVYGRLFVTGKHTRKSDILNMLGSSRLSPDDVRFEYNMNYGPVSVMIQFPTRNSYEATLREGNRKGGLFRMERVGRQQWDTLPRYDGKTILLVGVPRNAVAEDVERFLAGCQYDASAIQMFGRPQRASDRPPTRTVFVEFPSQAKATHAFITKNRGFCLNNQITVRLLQ is encoded by the exons ATGATGGGTTTATTGCGTGCTGTTGCTAAATCGAACCGTTCGATTCAAACGAGTATTCAAAATCAAGGGCTGACATTGCCTCTCTGCAGACAGTTTTCGACCCAAATGGAAACACCCCAGAAGGACAATTCATCTGATCCATTCCCCCGAAACCCATCTTCTG GTTTGGTTTATGGGAGACTTTTTGTCACTGGGAAGCATACAAGGAAGAGTGACATTCTTAACATGTTAGGGAGTTCTAGATTGAGCCCAGATGACGTTAGATTTGAGTACAACATGAACTATGGTCCAGTTTCAGT GATGATTCAGTTCCCTACTCGAAATTCTTACGAGGCAACACTTAGGGAAGGAAATCGGAAGGGTGGCTTATTCAGAATGGAGAGG GTTGGTCGTCAACAGTGGGACACTTTGCCACGCTATGATGGAAAAACT ATTTTATTGGTAGGGGTCCCTCGAAATGCAGTGGCCGAAGATGTGGAACGTTTCCTTGCTGGTTGCCAGTATGATGCATCAGCAATCCAAATGTTCGGCAGACCACAACGAGCTTCTGATAG ACCACCAACTAGAACAGTCTTTGTGGAGTTTCCCTCGCAGGCTAAGGCAACACATGCATTTATTACGAAGAACAGAGGCTTCTGTCTTAATAACCAAATTACAGTTCGACTTCTTCAGTAA
- the LOC125870977 gene encoding fatty acyl-CoA reductase 2, chloroplastic-like, with product MTMLHLQNLFSLNTRVPTTKLFFESSTHFSSKFSYKVRPMKTSHLTLGIDHGIDSSSSFIKALSDHQGDVLAKNGIGIVDFFEAKNLFVTGATGFLAKVLIEKMLRTTPKINKIYLLIRAKDKAAAFDRLTSEIIESKLFKCLKEMHGESYESFIRSKLIPVVGNIHEPNLGMDIIISQQIAQEIDLIVDSAANTTFDLRYDLALDANVNGSYQLMMFAKKCKNLKLLIHYSTAYANGEREGLLYEKPFIMGESITKEKLTSHSPSAKFPSLNAANELDFVSKLKNSIKNNEFKKIMKELGAERAKLYGWHDTYSFTKAMGEMVIDSMRENIPIVIIRPSTITTSYEQPFPGWIQGLRVIDPAIVFYGKGDIPGVLADPNCLLDVVPVDMVVSATMAAIAKHGYLQSPELNVYHVASSYVNPLSSSQLLNYSYEFFSSFPFVNSKGDQVKVNKMKYFDNMLDYSNYISKELLKQHDEGGELTHEVEHSKMQMLLKRKVEYLKNFSKVYEPYGFYKGWFHNGNMQKLMEDMSEEERKSFDIDLSKINWRDYFIGIHIPGVKEHVLKGKIASS from the exons ATGACAATGCTTCACCTTCAAAATCTTTTTTCCCTTAATACAAGGGTACCAACAACTAAATTGTTTTTTGAAAGTAGTACTCATTTCTCTAGCAAATTTTCATACAAAGTTAGACCAATGAAAACTAGTCACTTAACATTAGGAATTGATCATGGCATTGACTCATCTTCCTCTTTTATTAAAGCATTGAGTGATCATCAAGGAGATGTTTTAGCTAAAAATGGAATAGGGATTGTTGACTTTTTTGAAGCCAAAAATCTTTTTGTCACTGGTGCTACAGGATTTCTTGCCAAag TTTTAATTGAAAAGATGCTAAGAACAACACCAAAGATAAACAAGATCTACCTCCTTATAAGGGCAAAGGATAAGGCAGCTGCATTTGATAGATTAACAAGTGAA ATAATAGAGTCAAAATTATTCAAATGTCTAAAAGAAATGCATGGGGAATCTTATGAGTCATTCATAAGAAGTAAATTGATTCCTGTGGTTGGAAATATTCATGAGCCAAACCTTGGTATGGATATTATTATTTCTCAACAAATTGCTCAAGAAATTGATTTGATTGTTGACTCTGCAGCAAATACCACATTTGACTTGAG GTATGACTTAGCTCTTGATGCTAATGTGAATGGTTCATATCAACTCATGATGTTTGCCAAGAAATGCAAGAACTTGAAACTCCTCATCCATTATTCGACCG CATATGCCAATGGAGAAAGAGAAGGTCTACTATATGAGAAGCCTTTCATCATGGGAGAAAGCATAACAAAGGAAAAACTCACATCACATTCTCCATCTGCTAAGTTTCCATCTCTCAATGCTGCCAATGAGTTGGACTTTGTTTCAAAGTTGAAgaattctattaaaaataatgagtTCAAGAAAATTATGAAAGAATTAGGAGCTGAGAG GGCAAAGTTATATGGATGGCATGATACATATTCATTCACAAAGGCCATGGGTGAGATGGTGATTGATAGCATGAGGGAAAACATACCAATAGTCATTATTCGTCCCTCCACAATAACAACTAGTTATGAACAACCTTTTCCAGGGTGGATACAAGGATTAAG GGTAATCGACCCTGCAATTGTTTTCTATGGAAAAGGGGACATTCCTGGTGTTCTTGCTGATCCAAATTGTCTTCTTGATGTG GTACCAGTTGATATGGTTGTAAGTGCTACAATGGCTGCTATTGCCAAACATGGATACTTGCAAAGTCCAGAGCTAAATGTGTATCATGTAGCATCATCATATGTGAATCCTTTATCATCATCACAACTTTTGAACTATAGCTATgagtttttctcttcttttccttttgttaacTCAAAAGGAGATCAAGTGAAGGTTAATAAgatgaaatattttgataaCATGTTAgattattcaaattatatttcaaaGGAATTGCTCAAGCAACATGATGAAGGAGGAGAGTTAACTCATGAAGTTGAACATTCAAAGATGCAAATGCTTTTAAAAAGGAAGGTGGAATATTTGAAGAACTTTAGCAAGGTTTATGAACCATATGGATTTTACAAAGGATG GTTTCACAATGGCAACATGCAAAAACTAATGGAAGATATGtctgaagaagaaagaaaaagctttgatattgatttgtcaaaaataaattggaGAGACTACTTTATAGGAATCCATATTCCTGGAGTAAAAGAACATGTATTGAAAGGCAAGATAGCATCTTCCTAA